The nucleotide sequence TTCTCAAAAACTTCTTAGTAAACTAGAATCACTTAAGTAGTTAAATTTAAAATAACCATGTGTGATATTTCTTTCATCAAAGAACAACGACTACAATTAGGTCTTTCTCTTGAACAAGTTGCCAATTTAAGTGGTCTTGATTTAGGTTATTTATCAAGACTTGAACAAAACTCCCTTCAATCATATGATCCATTACCCACTATTAGTTTTCTACAACAATTACATCAAAAACTTTTCAATGATAACAGTCAATACTAAATATCATCAAGTTCCTTTTTAGAGTTAATTGAAGAAAAAATAACTAAATTATTATAGTCCAAATTGTTACTTCTTCTAAAGTTTTAACTTTAATTTGATAATTGTTAATCGTCCACTCTAATGCTGTTATTTCTTGAGGAGTATAAGAATAAGTTATCTGAATTTCAAACATTTTATTTGCATCTTTTTCAGAACTCTGAAAAAATATTTTTACTTTTTCACTAGCTTCAGAATTATCAGCAATGTCTAGAACTTCATCAATCATTTTATGTAAAAACTTTAATAATAATTTGGAATCGAGGGAAATTGACCAGTTATCTAATTGAAAATAACATTGAGTCTTTGAGTCCCAATCATAGAGATCGTAAAAAATTTGGCGAAGATTTCCGACAACAATTTCTGGAATTAGTTGGTCAAGGGTTCTCTGACTTTTTGTAACATTTAAACCTTCGAGATCAAAACTATCAATATCCATTCCAGGAAGACTTCGACTCAAGAAAGCCCCAAACATTTTAATTTTTTCATCCGCTTCATTGATAGTTACTTGTTGAACCAAACTTAAAGAATTTTCCAGCTTCCTATAAACAGATTGCTCTTCAATTAGGGTTTCCATTTCAAGCAATACAGCTTTAATTAGTTTTTGATAAAGACTTTTAAAGTTAATAAGAAATTGGTAATCATCAAGGAGATTTCTAGCAATATGACTACAAAAAGCAGCAAATTCCTGATAAATTTTGGCCTTTTCAACTCTCGTTTCTAACTTGGCATTAATTTGAGAAATTTTCTCTAATTGCTCTTTTTGATTTTTCTCGTATTGAACCACAGAAAGAATCAAACAATTACTCAAAAAAGCTACCAGACAAGGGACAATAGGCAACCACCAGCCTTTGAGAAATAACCCATAGCTAGAAAAAATAAGAAGGAAACTAACGCCTGAAACCAATAACGTTCTAGCTATTAGGGGAAACCGAAGCATACTGGCTCCTATTAATCCCCACAGTATAATCACTAAAGAAATCCAAGGTTCTTGAACAAATTTTATAATTGGCCTTCCGTTTAACGTGGCACTGAGAATAAAACTAGCAGTTTGTGCGTGAGATGCTACCCCAGGTAAGGATGTCGGGGAACCTTCTATATTGGAGTTGAATGGTAGAAAGACTCGATCTTTCAAACTTGGTGCTGTGGCACCGATAAGAACGATTTTTCTTCTAACTTGAGATAATTTAAAATCTTGTCTTAAAACTTCAGCAAAAGAATATTCTTGAAATTGAGATTTACGCCAGTTGGGGACAATTTGGTATCCTCTATCATCGACACGAACATAAGGACTGTGCCATTGATGAACAGGATCAAAGGTTATGCCATTGAGTCGAAGCCATTTACTATTATTATCGGGGAGAATTCCCTTATCGGCTAAATATTCTCTAGCAACTGCCCATCCGAGGTTGGGAATCGGAGGGTCAGTTTGAGCATAGAGAAAACTTCGTCTTTTTACCCCATCACCATCTAAGATTGCCGATACATCAGCAATTTTAGACTCCTGAATCGGTGGGGGTGGTAAAGGCGCAAAATTAGGATCTTCTTGACTTCCGGTTACTTTAGCTGAGGCAAAGACTTGATCATATTTTTGGAAAATAGCCAGAAACTCCTCACGCCCTGGAGGTTCTGGAATATCTCTGAGAAAATCAATTCCCACTACAGCAGGTTCTGCTTTTTGTAGTTTCTCAACTACTTGAGCCAGCATTTTATCCGAGGGTCGAATACGCTTAAAATGGTAAATGTCACTTTCTTGCCACCCCACAATAACAATCCTAGGATCTGGGGCATCCCGACGTTTTAATTGAAAAAAAATATCCATTGTTGAAAGTTCGGCTGATTGCCATCCTCCCATTAGTCGGATTAAACACACAACAAGAGGTAAGATTGAAATTTTAAGACTTTGACGAAAACGTTTATTCACTAGGGAATGGCGATATAGTAATAAAATTATTATCAGAAAGTTTTTGATAATTTTGTACCCAATGATCATAAGGGGTTTTTTCAGAACCAGAAACGATAATATTTTGTTTTAACCTCACTCCTTTGAGAGATGAACCCTGGCACGGAATAGAAGCTCTAATGATATATTCCTGGTTTCTATTTAGTTCAGGAAGTTGATAATTTAAACGCCCTTCAGTTAAGATAATACGTTGATTTTGTCCAATAATTGTTCTGTTGTCTTTGGTGGTTATGGTAATTTTTATCTTCTGTGGTTTTCTCAATTGAGCAACTTCAAGAACAACAAAAGGTTGTTCTTGACTGGTATTTATATTATCTGTTTGGGCAACCCCGATCAAGGACAATTGTGGTAAATAATTGGGGCAACCTCTTGAAGTTTCCCCTTGGGTATTTTCAGGAGATTCTTCTTTTGGCGGTTCCCAAGCTGTTGCTTTAGGCATATTCAAGTTGCTCAAACTTAGAAATACTATCAGGTTGATAAAAAAGTTTTTCGATAAAATCAAACCCATAAATATCATGTATTTATTTCTACTTTCAAAATCCTGTATTTTCTTGATCTACTTACTTAGCTTAGGATATTTTACCCCGTTTGTTACCGCTTATCCTTCAATTTCTGAAAATTTACGTCAATTTTACCTATACATTAACAATGGAGATTATAACCAAGCTGCAAAAACCATAGAAGAACTATCCGATTCATCTATGAAATTAGCTCTGAGTGCAGACCTAGCTTACTATCAAGGGCAATATGATGAGGCAATTGCCTTATATGAAGAAGCTAGTCAGACTCTTGATTCTCAGAAAATTCTCTTAAATTGGAGCAAAGCATTATATCAACGGGGACGTTTTTACGAAAATTTAAACGTTGACGAGGGTAACTTTGATTTAATTCAACTGAGTGAAACCGATTTTTCTCTAGCGTCATCTAAAATAGCTCAATTACTAAACAACAATTCTTCTGATTACCTAGAAGCTCGGTTACTGGCAGCTAAACTTAATAAAGATGATTTAACAGTAGACTTGGAAGCGATAGAGAAAGATATTTTATCCTTAGAAAACTCCAACAGAAAAATTCGTTTTTTACTAGACTTAGCTGAGATATCTCCTAAATCTAAGATATGGAAACAAGCTTTTTCTCTGGCTATCCAATTAGATAATTTACAATATCAATCTTTAGCCCAAGGTAATTTGGGAGAGAATTATTTACAAAAGAATGCTCCACAAGCTGCATTAAAGTCGGCATGGTTGGCTCAATTAGCAGCTTCGAGAATCCAGGATTGGCAATCTTTGATTCGATGGCATTATTTGGCGGCGAGATCCTTTCAGCAGTTAGAAGACCAGGATTCCGCTATTGCTCAATATAAATTAGCTGTTGCCACTATTAAAAAATTGAGACAACAGTTAAGTGGGAACCCGATTTCTCCTCACTTATATTTCGATGTGGTTAAACCTGTTCTTAATGATTATTTACAGTTGCTTCTTTCTCTTTCTTCTCCTCCCTTAGAAGAAGTTATTTCTCTTCAGCAGTTAGATCAGTTAGGGCAATTAGATAATTATTTCCAAGTTATTTGTCAATTCGACCTTGACACTCCTCAGAAATTAATAGAAAAGACAGAAGCTCGCATTTTTTTTGTTGAGCTTGATGAGTCTATTCATGCTATTTTGCAACTGTCCGACTCCTTACGACATTATCCATTAGCCATTGAGCCAGAGTTGTTACGATCGCAGGTCAGAGAGTGGAGAGTTGAGCTAATGAACGGAGATTTTGATTCGTCTTTTGAATTGAGTTCGATTCTGTATAGAACAATTTTAGCTCCCTTAATGCCTATCTTAAAAGCTAATGACATTGAACATTTACAGTTAATCTCCAATGGCGTTCTCAGAACCATTCCAATAGCTGCCTTAAACGATGGGGAAAAATATTTAATAGAACATTTTGCCCTGAGTTATAGTTTAGGTCTTCGTAACAGAGTGTCTCCTTCGCTACAAAGAGATTTTTTACCCTTGATTGCCGGACTGACTCGCTCAACTCCTAATTTTCCAAACAAACTTGAATTTGCTCAAAGAGAAGCTCGTCAAGTGCAAACTTTACTAGGAGGAACCATTTTACTCAATGATGGGTTTTCTGCCGAGTCCCTGAAAACGCAATTACAAGATTCTCGTTACCAAATATTGCATTTAGCTACCCATGCTAGTTTCTCTTTTGTCCGTGAGCGAGCCTTTATTGAAACGGGAACTCAGACGATTTCTTTGAACCAGTTTGAGTCAATTCTCAAACAACGACGTTCTCCTCTACAATTACTGGTTTTAAGTGCTTGTCAGACTGCCATAGGCGATCGCTATTCAGCGTTAGGTTTATTAGGAGTAGGATTAAGGAATAATATTGACGTTGTTGTAGGGTCATTCTGGGAAGTGGGGGATAGCAACACTTCTCAACAGATGAAGCAGTTTTATAAATTTTGGCAACAAGGATCTTCTTTGCCTGAAGCATTACGCCAAGTCCAATTAGGGTTAATTCGAGAAGGAGAACTTCCTGCTGATTGGGCTGGTTTTATTGTTGCTTTTAATTAGGAATGGTAAAATTTCTCTTTAGGTGTGAAGAGTTGGTTATGGATTTAGATTGTAAGTTAAAAAACTGGGAAAATTTTTGTCAGCATCAATTAGGTGATTGGTACGGGACTTGGAGGTTTTATTCAGGTAACGGAGAGTTTCTTAAATCTTTTCGATGTATTAGAAGTTTTCGCTCTTCTAATGATGAGCAAGTTCAACATCAAAACCATTATTTCTACGAAGATGGTCAAGAAAAAACGGAAACTTTTGGTCCTTATATTAAACCTGAAATGAGAGGAACTTACTTGAAAAATAGTTTCTCTTGGGGAGTCAAACATCTGAGGGATAATTTCTTTTTTGAAACCGGCTTTAGCCATGAAAATAAACGAGCCAGTTTGGTAGCTATCTATGAAAATAGAGTATTGAGACAAGTGATCGCTATTGTGGAAAATAAGGATGAATTTAAGGAGTCTCTCCCCTTGGAAATGCCTTCAAAATTAGAAGGGAAAAGTCAATCTATCACTACTGATTTAGTTATATCAGAAGAAAAAAGGCAGGTTTGGCATCCTTTATCTGATAATCTGACTTTATCTTTTCAGGGTAATCTTTTTTTGACTTGTCCTCAAGAACTCACCTCTGATTCCTTTAACTTAACCGTAGATTGGTTAGCGATGCCTAGTTTACTCTATCGAGGCATCCGTTCGTTTGATGCTTCCCAATTTAAGGAATTTACTTTACAAACTTTTACGACTTTTTAAGGAATGAAACAAGCTAGAAACGCTTTTCTTATAACAGTTAGTATCTTAATCTCTTCTACTTCTATAGAAGCTCAAATCGTTCCTGATGCTTCTTTATCTAATCCTTCCACGGTGTCTTCTCAAGATAAACTGATGATTATTGAAGGTGGCACACAGCAAGGAAATAATTTATTCCATAGTTTTGAGCAATTTTCAGTGCCAAGTGGCTTTGAGGTGTTGTTTAATAATCGATCTGCCATTCAAAATATTTTTACTAGGGTAACAGGGGCGAATTTATCATTAATCGATGGATTAATTAGAGCTAATGGAACAGCCAATTTATTTTTGATTAATCCCAATGGCATTCAATTGGGAACGAATGCCTCTTTAGATGTTGGTGGTTCTTTTATTATTAGTACCGCCAATAGTATTAGATTTGCAGATGGCTATGAATTTAGTGCCAGTAACCCTGATTCATTATTAAGTGTCAGTGTCCCTATCGGTTTAACGTTGAACAATCCTGGTTCAATTAAAATGCGAGGCATCGGACATAATTTAGGTGGGCTAACGAATCCTTTTGTTCCTGTGATCAAAGATCCTGTTCCCTCCGGCTTAGCTACAAAACCAGGGAATACTTTAGCTTTAATTGGAGGTGAAGTTTATTTAGATGGGGGTGTTCTCAGCGCCGACTCTGGGCAAATTGAAGTGGGTGGTGTCGCTAGTGGCTTTGTGAAAATCGAACAGAGCGCACAGGGGTGGACTTTTAATTACCAAGCTATTTCTAATTACAATGACATACAAGTCGCGAATAAATCTTTATTAGATGCTAGTGGGGCTAGTCGTGGATCTATCCAAGTACAAGGTAAAAATATTAGTCTCAAAGATGGCTCGATGTTTTTGATCCAAAATCAAGGGGAGCAATCTTCTAGTCTGATTAAGATCGTGGCTTCGGAAGCGTTATCCTTAAGTGGAGAAATTGATAATAGATTTTCTTCGACTATTATTAGTGAAACCTTCAGTTCAGGAGACGGACCAGATATTACCATTCGAGCCAAGGATATAACGATTCGAGACGGTGGCACTATCAGACCTAAAAGCTATTCTCAAGGTCGCAGTGGGGATCTCAATATTACCGCAGCCAACTCTCTCAATGTTATTGGAGTAGCCCCTCGTAGCCCCCGTGCAGCCAGTAGTGCTAATACTAGCAATACTAATCTAGGCAGTTCAGGGAACACTATAATTATTGCACCTCAATTGAATCTTCGAGATGCGGGATTTGTTGGTAGTGTCTCCTTAGGCCGAGGGGATGCTGGAACAGTTAAAGTAGAGAGCGATACCATTCATATCCAGGGTGGTAGTTCTGTCCAATCAGAAAGTTCTATCTCTGCAACCAGTTTTTCTCAAGGCAATGCAGGAACTATTGAGATTAAAACCAAACGTCTGTTTTTAGAAGATGATGCTAATGTTAACGCTGCGACTCTGGGATTTGGGGCCGCCGGAACTATTGAGATTCAAGCTGACGAATTAATTGAAATCAAGCCGAATAGTGGCATCATTGCTTCGGTTGTTAATTCCACTGTGGGGGGAGAGCAAGATATTTTCGGTACTCCTATAGAATCTACAGGCTCTTCAGGTAATATTTCAATTGAGACTCAATTTCTGAAAATTACCGGAGATAATAGTCAAATTGGTGTCTCTAACCAAGGGTTAGAAGAAAATGCAGGGCTTCTTACCATTAATGCTGAGTCCATTATTCTCGAAAATCGCGCTAGGCTTAATGCTGATGCTCAGTTTGGGGTCGGAGGGAATATTTTTGTTAACACTAAAGATTTTTTAATTACAGAAAAAAGCCGTGTATCTGCTACCTCTGTGGGGGTAGGAAATGGAGGCAATATTCTTATCGACGCTGACAATTTGTCTATGTTTGAAGATGGGATTATTACGGCTGAAACCATTGAAGGTTCTGGGGGTAATATCAATTTAGAAGGTGGCACTGTTTTACTACAGTTTGGGGAAATAAAAGCTTCAACCAAAACAGGAAGTGGTGGAAATATTAGCACCAATTTACAACAATTAAGGGTCGAAAATGATAGTCTCATTGAAGCTTCTGTAGAAGATTCAGGAATAGGAGGAACTCTAAATATTGTTGCGAATGTCATTTCCCTCAATAATGACAGCCAAATCAAGGCCACCAGTCAATCTGGGTCTGGAGGGAATATTAATTTTCAAACCTCTACCTTAAAGCTATTAGATAATAGTCAGGTGACTACATCCGCTCAAGATGGGGATGGCGGTAATATTAATTTCACCAGTGACTTTTTATTCCTGTTAGATAATACTAAAGTTATTGCTAATGCCTTTACAGGAAATGGAGGCAATATAACCATTACCGCCCAAGAAATTTTTAGATCCCCTGAAAATATCATTTCCGCTTCTTCTGAATTAGGTATCGATGGAACGGTGAGAATTAATACCACTCCTTTTGAAGTGAACCCTCAACCTTTAAAAATTTCTTTAAGGGAGTCTGAAGACGAAACTAATCCCTTTGAAGTTTGTAATCAAGTCAATACCCGTTTTTCAGTACAAGGCTCTGGAGGCTCATTACCTTCTCCTTCCTCTCAACTAGAAACTTATACCGTTGAGGATTTAATTCCTTACGGCCAAGCAGTTAGTCTTCAACAAAATGATCAAGGAGACTGGGAGTTATTAAGCTGTAATGACTTGAAACAGTAGCTTTGCTCCGACATCCTTATCCAATAGCGTTGGGGTGGGACTTCTTGCCCCTCTCAGCTAAAATTTTAAGACTCCTTCGACAGAAAACGTTACTTCATTTAATTGATTAGTATCTGTCGGAGCAACAGCATTAAGCGGCGCACCTACATCTAATCCTACTCGTAGAGAATTCCACTCAAATCTTAGCCCAACTCCTGTGCTAACCAATGTTCTTGTGGGTAATATATCTTCTAATGATCCCCACACCTGACCATAATCAACGAATCCTAAAACTTGGAGTGCAGTAGATTCTTGTTGTAATAGAGAATATCTGAGTTCTAAGGTTCCAGCAATGCAATTATCATCGCTCACAAAGTTGGTTCCGTATCCTCGAACTGTATTGCCAAAAATAAAAACGTTCCCATTTTTCCCTCCTAATGCACATCTTTCACCTCCAGGTTGCCGATGAGGGGATAAGTGAAGGGCAAATCGTCCGTATAACTGTAAATGATCTGTAAGAGCTTTGATGACTTGCCCTTGAGCTTTCCAACTAAAAAAAGTGGGATCAATCTCTTCAGAGGAACCTCCTATGGAAAAAGTTGATGAGCCGAAAATAACTTGTCCAGGAATGATCTCAGAATATGTCGCTCCTATTCGCCCTACTGTAAGTTGGGGGTCTGAAAATAGTCGCCTGTTTAATACTCTTCCCCTACTTTCTCTACGTTCGAGTTTGAAGTCTATGGTCAGGGAACGATTAGCAGTTTTTATCAAATACTGATTATAACCAACAGAGGCGGTAAAAGCTTCATTTTTTACGTTGAAGGGTTCTAAATTTCCCTCTACGATCTCTGAATCGCTTTCTTGATAAGCAAATTCTAAACTGCTATCATTCGGAGCAAATTCATGTCGGTACACAGCTAAAAACCTTTGTAGCCCCTCTGTTTCTTTATATAAGAATCTGACACTGTCTCCATGCCAAATGTTTTGATTTAATAGTTCAACTTCAACCCCATCATCTCCAATTAGAGGATTTTCAAAATTATTAATCGTCGTCCTTATCTGCCATGAAGGCGATTCTAGGACGTTTACCGTCAGGATACTTTGTCCTATTCGACCTGTTTGTGATAGATTTGCATCTATTTCCGATAATTTCGGATTTTGAGACAGAATTTTTAGTCTCTCTAAAAGAATATTTTGATTAAAAGGCGGACCGAGAAACGGCTTGATTCTAGCTGCTACATATTGTTTGAGGTTTTCAGTCCCCTTGATTTCCAGTTGGACTTCTCCTTCAATCGCCTTATAATAAACAACCCCTTGAGTAATCTTTTGAGATTCTAACAAGACTATTGAGTTAACATATCCTGCATCAACATAGGCTTGAGTTAACAATTCTTGGATAGATACAGTATGTATGACACCTCTTTAGTCAATTTTCTCGAAATATTGATAAGTTATTCTCGAAATAAAACTAAAGATATCTTCAATTAAGCTCTCGCTCTAAGTAAGTTAAATTCGTTTTTTTCAGGAGAGTTGGGAGATAAGTTACTCAATAACCCCTGAAACTCTCAAAAAAATTGACTAAGTGTAAAGAAATTCACAAGAATATACCAATATCACCCGTTTTTAACATGGTTGCTACTGTTTCCTCCCCAACAACAAGTGCCTTTCCTAAGTTTACCCCTCCAACTGCCATAGTAGAGCGATCGCTTTGGGACATCGTTAGTCAAGCTGCTGCGTTCTCTCAGCAAAAAGAGATGCTAACGAAAGAACAATGGCACGACTTGACCTTGCAATACAAGCGCACTTTTGTAAACAATATGCTTAAGTTGTGGCGATGGTGGCAAGACTTATCCCAGGAATTACGCGATCGCTTATTGTCTATCCCGTGCAAGTATGTGCCGTTCAATGGCATCATGCAAGTGGTGAAAATTCCGACGAATTGTTTAGAGACGTTCCTAAGAACTTGCGAGGAACGAATGACTGAATATCTCGATCCCAATTCATGGTCAAAGTTAGCTCAAATGTTTATTCCGAAACCGAAAAAACGTCGTTTAAGCTTGGGTGAAGTAGCTACTGAAGAACATTGGGTGCTGGTAGCTAAAAAATTCCAGCTAGATCGCGATGCTTTAACTCGTTTGAAAGGTCTTGTTAGTGAGCAACCAACAACCGATGAAATTATCCAGGTTTGTTCACAAGAAGGTTTCGATATTTCTAAACTACTATCCAAAAAAGATAGAGAAGATTGGAAATCTCAAGTCTCACAACAGGAATTAAAACAGGAAAACGCTCGTATTTCTCAAAATTATCAACTGTTACAAGAAGAGAATAGTAGCTTACTTGAGGCCAATTATCGACTTGAACAACAAGTAAAAGTTTTACAAAAACGCTTGAATACCACTAATTTAGACATAGCGGTGGTGAAAACTGATGTTAAGCAACAGTCTTTTTCTAATAATTCTAATAAACAAGAATCCAAGGAAGTCAAAAAAGTTTCTGAACCTTCTTTAGTTGAAGAGCAAAAAGATAACATATCTACTGACATCGCCACTCAGCACAAAGAGCAAAGCCGAGAATTAATAGAATATGATGATGAAAGTCAAGTCAATAATGACGAAATTTTAGTAACGGATGAAAAGAGGGAAACTCAATATAATGGGGAGATAGCAATTCCTATCAAGTCATCTACACTGACAAGTGTTGAACAACCAACAGTCTCTAATCATCACCCCATTGATTTAGTTAACAAGAATTCTAAAAAATCTTCACAAAGAACTAAAAATAAAGGATTCGGACAATACACTAAACCAAAATAATTCACGATTAGATAAATAAAATGTCAATTAAAAACATAAATCCTTTAAATAGAATCTCGGTTTTAGGATTCGGATTGGTCATGTTTTCATTAGGAGTCTGGTTGCCTTCAGATATTCCGAGAAAAATTCAACAAGAAAGGGCTAAAATTATCTTTTGGCTCGGAACTGCCACTATCATTATCGGTGGAGGAATCGATTATTATTACCGTCGACAAAATGAAAAATTACTCTCAAAAGTTCAAGAAAATTTAGAATTTTGGAAATCTCTAGAACAAGAAGTTTACCATAATCACAATCAAAACTAATTTTTTCGTTCAGCTAGTTTGTTTACACACATTTATTAAAACTATGGATAATCAAGATAATGAACTAAAAGTGACTTCCCGATTTTCTGGCGAAGTAGCAGAAAATCTTAGAGAACTTAAAGAAATAGGAAATTTTCAATCTCTTAATGCCGCAGTACAACATATAGTAGGAACTTATGTTTCGTCAGTAGTGAAAGGAATAAAAAGTTCTCAACAAAATGTAGAACTTAGTATTGATAGTTATTTTTTGCATGGAGGTGGCAAAAATTGAGACTTTTACTATTTTTTCCCTTTAATTTCATCTTTGTTTTTTCGTTGATTGTAGGACTTCATTTTTCTAAGAACTACTCAGATCAGATAAAAGCAAAAGTTCAGTTTATGAGTCTACATCCTGATTTGATTACTCAAATTAATAATCAAGATCCTCATAGATGTAATTGTCCTATGTGTAGTCTTAAGACTCAAAACATGGTAAGTTAATCTTAGGTGAATGAAATTCTTAAACCCTTTTTCTTTTTGCTCCTGTTGTTCAACGGGAGCTTTAATTTTTATGTTTAATTTGAGTTTAAGTACCTACTTAATACCCTATTTTTTGATATAATAAATAGGGTATTTTTCTTATTTAAAATTATGTTTGAAAAGAAAATAGAACAACTTTCAAAATCAGATATTACCTATATTTCTAAGCAAATTAATAAGCTTAAAGAATATAAAAATAATACCGAAGCTACTCACAACTGTTTGTGGCGCATTGCCAGTAACGCTGAACTTTTCTCTTTTGATGAATTAGATCAAAAGGGGATATTAACCTCTAGGCAAATAGAGATAACATGGGCTTTTATTCGATATTTTGAGCGTCGTAATCAAAAAAGTTTCCTAGGATATATTTGTCGGTTAGTTAAATTTATAATTAAGTAAAAATAATGCTACAAAAGTATAATAAAATAAAAATAGTTAGTTTAACAATTGATTAATTACTAAGTTATTAAACTAAATTTAATTGAGGAAACTCTTATGTTCAAAGAAGGATGTGTCGTACCATTGTTATTTCTGATATGTAGCTTTGGTTGGTTGATTCTGAGAGATATTGCTAAAGACGAAACTATAGTTTTCGTCAAGTTTTCGCAGCATCCAGATCAAACTTTTTCCTTGTCTGAGTTATCTTTAGAAAAATTAGAAGAAGAAGATTTGCTTAAAATAAAATGTGGTGATCGATTTCTCAGTATAAGCTCAAAAAATGTGGACAAAATAACAGGTAACTTCGAGTTTTCTAAAGACGAGGTAATTTACTGTGAGCGTTTATAAGTTGAATACCAAAAATAAAAATCACAAGGCTTTTTGATCCTTCCTCTTACCCTAGATTTACCATGA is from Crocosphaera subtropica ATCC 51142 and encodes:
- a CDS encoding helix-turn-helix domain-containing protein, which translates into the protein MCDISFIKEQRLQLGLSLEQVANLSGLDLGYLSRLEQNSLQSYDPLPTISFLQQLHQKLFNDNSQY
- a CDS encoding CHASE2 domain-containing protein; this translates as MNKRFRQSLKISILPLVVCLIRLMGGWQSAELSTMDIFFQLKRRDAPDPRIVIVGWQESDIYHFKRIRPSDKMLAQVVEKLQKAEPAVVGIDFLRDIPEPPGREEFLAIFQKYDQVFASAKVTGSQEDPNFAPLPPPPIQESKIADVSAILDGDGVKRRSFLYAQTDPPIPNLGWAVAREYLADKGILPDNNSKWLRLNGITFDPVHQWHSPYVRVDDRGYQIVPNWRKSQFQEYSFAEVLRQDFKLSQVRRKIVLIGATAPSLKDRVFLPFNSNIEGSPTSLPGVASHAQTASFILSATLNGRPIIKFVQEPWISLVIILWGLIGASMLRFPLIARTLLVSGVSFLLIFSSYGLFLKGWWLPIVPCLVAFLSNCLILSVVQYEKNQKEQLEKISQINAKLETRVEKAKIYQEFAAFCSHIARNLLDDYQFLINFKSLYQKLIKAVLLEMETLIEEQSVYRKLENSLSLVQQVTINEADEKIKMFGAFLSRSLPGMDIDSFDLEGLNVTKSQRTLDQLIPEIVVGNLRQIFYDLYDWDSKTQCYFQLDNWSISLDSKLLLKFLHKMIDEVLDIADNSEASEKVKIFFQSSEKDANKMFEIQITYSYTPQEITALEWTINNYQIKVKTLEEVTIWTIII
- a CDS encoding CHAT domain-containing protein — encoded protein: MYLFLLSKSCIFLIYLLSLGYFTPFVTAYPSISENLRQFYLYINNGDYNQAAKTIEELSDSSMKLALSADLAYYQGQYDEAIALYEEASQTLDSQKILLNWSKALYQRGRFYENLNVDEGNFDLIQLSETDFSLASSKIAQLLNNNSSDYLEARLLAAKLNKDDLTVDLEAIEKDILSLENSNRKIRFLLDLAEISPKSKIWKQAFSLAIQLDNLQYQSLAQGNLGENYLQKNAPQAALKSAWLAQLAASRIQDWQSLIRWHYLAARSFQQLEDQDSAIAQYKLAVATIKKLRQQLSGNPISPHLYFDVVKPVLNDYLQLLLSLSSPPLEEVISLQQLDQLGQLDNYFQVICQFDLDTPQKLIEKTEARIFFVELDESIHAILQLSDSLRHYPLAIEPELLRSQVREWRVELMNGDFDSSFELSSILYRTILAPLMPILKANDIEHLQLISNGVLRTIPIAALNDGEKYLIEHFALSYSLGLRNRVSPSLQRDFLPLIAGLTRSTPNFPNKLEFAQREARQVQTLLGGTILLNDGFSAESLKTQLQDSRYQILHLATHASFSFVRERAFIETGTQTISLNQFESILKQRRSPLQLLVLSACQTAIGDRYSALGLLGVGLRNNIDVVVGSFWEVGDSNTSQQMKQFYKFWQQGSSLPEALRQVQLGLIREGELPADWAGFIVAFN
- a CDS encoding DUF3598 family protein: MDLDCKLKNWENFCQHQLGDWYGTWRFYSGNGEFLKSFRCIRSFRSSNDEQVQHQNHYFYEDGQEKTETFGPYIKPEMRGTYLKNSFSWGVKHLRDNFFFETGFSHENKRASLVAIYENRVLRQVIAIVENKDEFKESLPLEMPSKLEGKSQSITTDLVISEEKRQVWHPLSDNLTLSFQGNLFLTCPQELTSDSFNLTVDWLAMPSLLYRGIRSFDASQFKEFTLQTFTTF
- a CDS encoding filamentous hemagglutinin N-terminal domain-containing protein, coding for MKQARNAFLITVSILISSTSIEAQIVPDASLSNPSTVSSQDKLMIIEGGTQQGNNLFHSFEQFSVPSGFEVLFNNRSAIQNIFTRVTGANLSLIDGLIRANGTANLFLINPNGIQLGTNASLDVGGSFIISTANSIRFADGYEFSASNPDSLLSVSVPIGLTLNNPGSIKMRGIGHNLGGLTNPFVPVIKDPVPSGLATKPGNTLALIGGEVYLDGGVLSADSGQIEVGGVASGFVKIEQSAQGWTFNYQAISNYNDIQVANKSLLDASGASRGSIQVQGKNISLKDGSMFLIQNQGEQSSSLIKIVASEALSLSGEIDNRFSSTIISETFSSGDGPDITIRAKDITIRDGGTIRPKSYSQGRSGDLNITAANSLNVIGVAPRSPRAASSANTSNTNLGSSGNTIIIAPQLNLRDAGFVGSVSLGRGDAGTVKVESDTIHIQGGSSVQSESSISATSFSQGNAGTIEIKTKRLFLEDDANVNAATLGFGAAGTIEIQADELIEIKPNSGIIASVVNSTVGGEQDIFGTPIESTGSSGNISIETQFLKITGDNSQIGVSNQGLEENAGLLTINAESIILENRARLNADAQFGVGGNIFVNTKDFLITEKSRVSATSVGVGNGGNILIDADNLSMFEDGIITAETIEGSGGNINLEGGTVLLQFGEIKASTKTGSGGNISTNLQQLRVENDSLIEASVEDSGIGGTLNIVANVISLNNDSQIKATSQSGSGGNINFQTSTLKLLDNSQVTTSAQDGDGGNINFTSDFLFLLDNTKVIANAFTGNGGNITITAQEIFRSPENIISASSELGIDGTVRINTTPFEVNPQPLKISLRESEDETNPFEVCNQVNTRFSVQGSGGSLPSPSSQLETYTVEDLIPYGQAVSLQQNDQGDWELLSCNDLKQ
- a CDS encoding ShlB/FhaC/HecB family hemolysin secretion/activation protein — its product is MLTQAYVDAGYVNSIVLLESQKITQGVVYYKAIEGEVQLEIKGTENLKQYVAARIKPFLGPPFNQNILLERLKILSQNPKLSEIDANLSQTGRIGQSILTVNVLESPSWQIRTTINNFENPLIGDDGVEVELLNQNIWHGDSVRFLYKETEGLQRFLAVYRHEFAPNDSSLEFAYQESDSEIVEGNLEPFNVKNEAFTASVGYNQYLIKTANRSLTIDFKLERRESRGRVLNRRLFSDPQLTVGRIGATYSEIIPGQVIFGSSTFSIGGSSEEIDPTFFSWKAQGQVIKALTDHLQLYGRFALHLSPHRQPGGERCALGGKNGNVFIFGNTVRGYGTNFVSDDNCIAGTLELRYSLLQQESTALQVLGFVDYGQVWGSLEDILPTRTLVSTGVGLRFEWNSLRVGLDVGAPLNAVAPTDTNQLNEVTFSVEGVLKF